A genomic region of Hirundo rustica isolate bHirRus1 chromosome 12, bHirRus1.pri.v3, whole genome shotgun sequence contains the following coding sequences:
- the RBM15B gene encoding putative RNA-binding protein 15B, producing the protein MKRGSDRDSSPPGAAGGRAAAAAKRPRDRDRESSSRRGPHRSSGTSRSSRDKSTPGGGGGGGGGTTTSGGGGGGGSSSRSHRGDERAGGGGDSNHRPAGSGSASGARGGSQAAPSSSSSSSSRALGVPKAKALPGAVVAPSLLLAGPPPGAAPSLLLAPLGGSAGLAGEPPGSCEYKTLLVSGLSAALPDQLLEDGLFRLFQRFAGGGAGDISVKLSHTPELGRVAYVNFRHPGDARDARRHARARQLLLYDRPLKVEPVYLRGGRRSRTPPPAPSPEPLGYLPPLHSAYQYKQRSLSPVTSPLLREPRPRHAAAAAFALEAAAIGLSRERERALDYYGLYDERGRPYSYPIVAEEDLMPEDDQRATRNLFIGNLDHNVSEVELRRAFEKYGIIEEVVIKRPARGQGGAYAFLKFQNLDMAHRAKVAMSGRVVGRNPIKIGYGKANPTTRLWVGGLGPSTSLAALAREFDRFGSIRTIDYVKGDSFAYIQYESLDAAQAACAQMRGFPLGGPERRLRVDFAKAEETRYPQQYQPAPLPVHYELLADGYSRHRSLEQDLRVRDRTPPHLLYSDRDRSFVEADWASPAKNAERRNNLESYSRSVRSRSGERWGSDGDRGVPKPWEERRRRRSLSSDRGRTTHSPYEDRSRTKAGGPALDRSPDRARKENHTTEPGAEKEQSNSLQNNRHAAEEKPHREPADAPQPKKRDSERNHRTGESESKTHEEPKPETKKLKNLSEYAQTLQLAWNGLLVLKNSCFPTSMHILEGDLGVINGLLKDHSSGGKLTQLKIAQRLRLDQPKLDEVTRRIKQGSPNGYAVLLATQSAPAGAGAEGTFPVVEPGLQRRLLRNLVSYLKQKQAAGVISLPVGGAKGRDSTGMLYAFPPCEFSQQYLQSALRTLGKLEEEHMVIVIVKDTA; encoded by the coding sequence ATGAAGCGCGGCAGCGACCGCGACTCGAGCCCgccgggggccgcgggcggacgcgcggccgccgccgccaaGCGGCCCCGCGACCGCGACCGCGAGAGCAGCAGCCGGCGCGGCCCGCACCGCAGCTCGGGCACCTCCCGCAGCAGCCGGGACAAGTCCacgcccggcggcggcggcggaggcggcggcggcaccaccaccagcggcggcggcggaggaggCGGCTCCAGCTCCCGCAGCCACCGCGGCGATGAGcgcgccggcggcggcggcgactCGAACCACCGCCCCGCGGGGAGCGGCTCGGCCTCGGGCGCCCGCGGCGGCAGCCAGGCCGCCCcgtcgtcctcctcctcctcctcgtcccgGGCGCTCGGCGTGCCCAAGGCCAAGGCGCTGCCGGGCGCCGTGGTAGCTCCGTCGCTGCTGCTGGCCGGGCCGCCGCCGGGCGCCGCGCCCTCGCTGCTGCTGGCGCCGCTCGGGGGCTCGGCCGGGCTGGCCGGGGAGCCGCCCGGCTCCTGCGAGTACAAGACGCTGCTGGTGAGCGGGCTGAGCGCGGCCCTGCCCGACCAGCTGCTGGAGGACGGGCTGTTCCGCCTCTTCCAGCGCTTCGCGGGCGGGGGCGCCGGGGACATCAGCGTCAAGCTCTCCCACACGCCCGAACTCGGCCGCGTCGCCTACGTGAACTTCCGACACCCCGGGGACGCCCGCGACGCCCGCCGGCACGCCCGGGCCCGGCAGCTGCTCCTCTACGACCGGCCGCTCAAGGTGGAGCCCGTGTACCTGCGCGGGGGCCGGCGCAGCCGCacgccgccccccgcgccctcCCCGGAGCCGCTGGGGTACCTGCCGCCCCTGCACAGCGCCTACCAATACAAGCAACGCTCGCTGTCGCCGGTCACCAGCCCCTTGCTGCGGGAGCCGCGGCCCCGCcacgccgccgccgccgccttcGCGCTGGAAGCGGCCGCCATCGGGCTCTcccgggagcgggagcgggccCTGGATTACTACGGGCTGTACGATGAGCGCGGCCGCCCGTACAGTTACCCCATCGTGGCCGAGGAAGACCTGATGCCAGAGGACGACCAGAGAGCCACCCGCAACCTCTTCATCGGCAACCTGGACCACAACGTGTCAGAGGTGGAGCTGAGGCGCGCCTTCGAGAAGTACGGCATCATCGAGGAGGTGGTGATCAAGCGCCCCGCACGCGGCCAGGGCGGCGCCTACGCTTTCCTCAAGTTCCAGAACTTGGACATGGCTCACCGGGCCAAGGTGGCCATGTCGGGCCGCGTTGTGGGCAGGAACCCCATCAAAATCGGCTACGGGAAAGCCAACCCCACCACCCGGCTGTGGGTGGGGGGCCTTGGCCCCAGCACTTCCCTGGCCGCCCTGGCCAGGGAGTTCGACCGCTTTGGCAGCATCAGGACTATTGACTACGTGAAGGGCGACAGCTTCGCTTACATCCAGTACGAGAGCCTGGACGCTGCCCAGGCCGCCTGCGCGCAGATGAGGGGCTTTCCCTTGGGCGGACCGGAGAGGAGGCTCCGGGTGGATTTTGCCAAAGCAGAAGAGACAAGGTACCCGCAGCAGTACCAGCCCGCGCCGCTCCCCGTGCACTACGAGCTGCTGGCTGACGGGTACAGCCGGCACCGGAGCCTGGAGCAAGACTTGAGGGTGCGGGATAGGACTCCTCCGCACCTCCTGTACTCGGACAGAGACAGGAGCTTTGTGGAGGCAGactgggccagccctgccaaaAACGCCGAACGCAGGAACAACCTGGAGAGCTACAGCCGGTCCGTGCGCAGCCGGAGCGGGGAGCGCTGGGGCAGCGACGGCGACCGCGGCGTGCCCAAACCGTGGGAAGAGAGGCGGAGACGCCGGAGCCTTTCCAGCGACCGCGGGAGGACTACTCACTCGCCTTACGAGGACAGAAGCAGGACAAAGGCCGGTGGGCCAGCTCTAGACCGCAGCCCTGACAGGGCCCGCAAGGAGAATCACACTACGGAACCCGGAGCCGAGAAAGAGCAGAGCAACTCGCTCCAGAACAATCGTCACGCGGCTGAGGAGAAACCCCATCGCGAGCCAGCCGACGCTCCCCAGCCCAAAAAAAGGGACAGCGAACGCAATCATCGAACTGGTGAATCGGAATCAAAAACTCACGAGGAGCCAAAACCCGAGACCAAAAAGCTAAAGAATTTATCAGAGTATGCTCAGACACTGCAGCTTGCTTGGAACGGGCTTCTTGTGCTAAAAAACAGCTGCTTCCCCACCTCTATGCACATCCTGGAGGGAGACCTGGGTGTCATCAATGGACTCCTCAAAGACCATTCATCCGGCGGGAAGCTGACGCAGCTCAAAATCGCTCAGAGACTTCGGCTGGACCAGCCCAAGCTGGATGAAGTCACCCGGCGCATCAAACAAGGCAGCCCCAATGGCTACGCCGTGCTCCTGGCCACCCAGTCCGccccagcaggggcaggggccgAGGGGACCTTCCCTGTGGTAGAGCCTGGCTTGCAGCGACGGCTTCTCAGGAATCTGGTCTCCTACTTGAAACAGAAGCAGGCTGCTGGGGTTATCAGCCTGCCCGTGGGAGGGGcgaagggcagggacagcacaggcatGCTTTACGCGTTCCCTCCTTGCGAGTTCTCTCAGCAGTACCTCCAGTCAGCACTAAGGACATTGGGGAAGTTAGAAGAAGAACATATGGTGATAGTTATAGTCAAAGACACTGCCTAG